Proteins from a genomic interval of Skermanella sp. TT6:
- a CDS encoding ABC transporter ATP-binding protein, producing MRDLTVSFGGRDRSDARATVLDGVGFTLNAGSVVGLVGESGCGKSVTAMSILRLLPSPPSRVERGSVRFDGTDLLALDEGAMRDMRGNRIGMIFQEPMTSLNPTFTVGWQIDEALRLHTALNRAERHRRCLELLRLVGIGAPERRLAQFPHELSGGLRQRIMIAMALACEPRLLVADEPTTALDVTIQAQILDLLSGLRERLGMAILLITHDLGVVAEHCDEVVVMYAGRVVETAPVRPLFARPRHPYTAGLLDSMPRLDGGRGVLPTIPGMVPSPGKRPPGCPFADRCPNVLDRCRAEMPPLVGGPDGHAFACWNPVP from the coding sequence GTGCGGGACCTGACCGTCAGCTTCGGCGGGCGGGACCGGAGCGATGCCCGCGCCACCGTGCTGGACGGGGTCGGCTTCACCCTGAACGCCGGCTCGGTGGTCGGGCTGGTCGGGGAATCCGGCTGCGGCAAGAGCGTCACCGCCATGTCGATCCTGCGCCTGCTGCCCTCTCCGCCGAGCCGGGTGGAGCGGGGCAGCGTGCGGTTCGACGGCACCGACCTGCTGGCCCTGGACGAAGGCGCCATGCGCGACATGCGGGGCAACCGCATCGGCATGATCTTCCAGGAGCCGATGACCAGCCTCAACCCGACCTTCACCGTCGGCTGGCAGATCGACGAGGCGCTGCGCCTTCACACCGCCTTGAACCGGGCGGAGCGGCACCGGCGCTGCCTGGAACTGCTCCGCCTCGTCGGGATCGGGGCGCCGGAGCGGCGGCTCGCGCAGTTCCCGCACGAGCTGTCCGGCGGCCTGCGCCAGCGCATCATGATCGCCATGGCGCTGGCCTGCGAGCCGCGCCTGCTGGTGGCCGACGAGCCGACCACGGCGCTCGATGTGACGATCCAGGCGCAGATCCTCGATCTGCTCTCGGGCCTGCGCGAGCGGCTGGGCATGGCGATCCTGCTGATCACCCACGACCTGGGCGTGGTCGCGGAGCATTGCGACGAGGTCGTGGTGATGTATGCCGGCCGTGTGGTCGAAACGGCGCCGGTCCGACCGCTGTTCGCCCGTCCGCGCCACCCCTACACTGCGGGGCTGCTCGACTCCATGCCCAGGCTCGACGGCGGCCGGGGCGTCCTGCCGACCATCCCCGGCATGGTGCCCAGTCCCGGCAAACGCCCGCCGGGGTGCCCCTTCGCCGACCG
- a CDS encoding acetamidase/formamidase family protein: protein MSSNHTHAPGHTIHRHCHHHGWDNSNAPVLTIAPGETVEFETVDSSGGQLGPGSVLDDLLRLDFGKVNPVTGPVHIDGAEPGDALKVTLVSFRPSGWGWTANIPGFGLLADQFTEAALHIWKYDPASMAPALYGPGGRVPLKPFTGTIGLAPAEPGLHSVVPPRRVGGNLDVRDLCAGTELYLPVEVAGALFSVGDTHAAQGDGEVCGTAIESPMDVTLKFELVKGADLAFPRFRTRGPVTRHLDAEGYEVTTGVGPDLMEGARAAVSGMIDLLTARHGMSAVEAYMLCSVCGDLRVSEIVDMPNWVVSFYFPRVVLS, encoded by the coding sequence ATGTCCAGTAACCACACCCATGCGCCCGGCCACACCATCCACCGTCACTGCCACCACCATGGCTGGGACAATTCCAACGCCCCGGTCCTGACCATCGCCCCGGGCGAGACCGTGGAGTTCGAGACGGTGGACAGCTCGGGCGGGCAGCTCGGCCCCGGCAGCGTGCTGGACGACCTGCTCCGGCTCGATTTCGGCAAGGTCAACCCGGTCACCGGCCCGGTCCATATCGACGGGGCGGAGCCGGGCGACGCGCTGAAGGTGACCCTGGTCTCCTTCAGGCCGTCGGGCTGGGGCTGGACCGCCAACATTCCCGGGTTCGGGCTGCTGGCCGACCAGTTCACCGAGGCCGCGCTGCACATCTGGAAGTACGATCCCGCCAGCATGGCGCCGGCCCTCTACGGACCCGGCGGCCGGGTGCCGCTGAAGCCCTTCACCGGCACGATCGGGCTGGCGCCGGCCGAGCCGGGGCTGCACAGCGTGGTTCCGCCGCGCAGGGTAGGGGGCAACCTGGACGTCCGCGACCTGTGCGCCGGCACCGAGCTGTACCTGCCGGTCGAGGTGGCGGGAGCCCTCTTCTCCGTCGGCGACACCCACGCGGCCCAGGGCGACGGCGAGGTCTGCGGCACCGCGATCGAGAGCCCGATGGACGTCACCCTGAAGTTCGAGCTGGTCAAGGGCGCCGACCTGGCCTTCCCGCGCTTCCGCACCCGCGGGCCGGTGACCCGCCACCTGGACGCGGAAGGGTACGAGGTGACCACCGGCGTCGGCCCCGACCTGATGGAAGGGGCGCGGGCCGCCGTGTCGGGCATGATCGACCTGCTGACCGCCCGGCACGGCATGTCGGCGGTGGAGGCCTACATGCTGTGCAGCGTCTGCGGCGACCTGCGCGTCAGCGAGATCGTGGACATGCCGAACTGGGTGGTGAGCTTCTACTTCCCGCGGGTGGTGCTGTCCTGA